A genome region from Paradevosia shaoguanensis includes the following:
- a CDS encoding tyrosine-protein kinase domain-containing protein: MHEDAWDLRGLEGAIRRQWRAVALAVAAGLALASAALLVMPVSYSATALLYFDPSPRGVLEDGRPGAGDGARVDSAVDLIASEPVLASAARALGLAGEQAPDWLGSRVKVQREGPTYLVSVRANAPSPLEAASYANAVANSFIHEEVAAKIDGVLADVAALRAQVTVAGEAVRAAQQALALRSGFEERQALASAQSHYRMLLDRLTRLEAEAFLQVPSARIAAAASPPVAPSSPKVGLTLALAGGLAMIFGLLLAFARERITPGFVDAEEAGRRLGLEPILTIPRQKLQRGRDGELWLTPADQLAQAPLAEFPEAVRRLRISVDQALQRKSVAHRGAVVMVSSATGGEGKTTLALALARSYGLAGHSVLLIDCDLRNPSIHRYLGLEPSRGLLEYLAEPAEPRQLKAMMAEDDVSGVRIALGGLGAQDATDELVAGSEFARLIAAAVQSFEFVIIDSPPLGSVVDGLHLARLADVVTFVMRYRSVPRNAAAQALAALARTRREQSELVGVLNLGPAPIGSKAYRAATYMPKLSPSLRQASHWH, translated from the coding sequence ATGCATGAGGACGCCTGGGACCTGAGGGGCCTCGAGGGCGCAATTCGCCGGCAATGGCGAGCGGTGGCGCTTGCGGTAGCGGCTGGGCTGGCTTTGGCTTCGGCCGCGCTGCTGGTGATGCCGGTTTCCTATTCGGCGACCGCCCTGCTCTATTTCGATCCATCACCGCGAGGCGTTCTTGAGGATGGTCGGCCGGGCGCGGGCGACGGAGCGCGAGTAGATAGCGCGGTGGACCTGATTGCGTCCGAGCCGGTGCTGGCTTCCGCGGCGCGAGCGCTTGGGCTTGCGGGAGAACAGGCACCCGACTGGCTCGGGAGCCGGGTCAAGGTGCAGCGGGAGGGGCCGACGTACCTCGTTTCCGTGCGGGCCAACGCGCCCTCGCCGTTAGAGGCGGCGTCGTATGCCAATGCCGTGGCAAACAGCTTCATCCACGAGGAAGTGGCGGCGAAAATCGATGGCGTGCTGGCCGATGTGGCGGCGCTGCGTGCGCAGGTGACCGTAGCCGGAGAGGCCGTTCGGGCGGCGCAGCAAGCGCTGGCCTTGCGATCAGGGTTCGAGGAGCGGCAAGCGCTGGCGTCCGCGCAATCGCACTACCGGATGTTGCTCGACCGGCTGACGAGGCTGGAGGCCGAGGCGTTTCTGCAGGTGCCCTCGGCGCGGATAGCGGCCGCGGCGAGCCCGCCTGTGGCGCCGTCGTCGCCGAAGGTTGGGTTGACGCTGGCGCTGGCGGGCGGGCTGGCGATGATCTTCGGGCTGCTGCTGGCCTTTGCGCGCGAACGGATCACGCCGGGATTTGTCGATGCGGAAGAGGCTGGGCGGCGGCTGGGGCTGGAGCCGATCCTCACCATACCGCGCCAGAAATTGCAGCGCGGACGGGATGGCGAATTGTGGCTCACGCCGGCCGACCAGTTGGCGCAGGCGCCGCTGGCCGAGTTCCCGGAGGCGGTGCGGCGGCTGCGGATCAGCGTCGACCAGGCGTTGCAGCGCAAGAGCGTCGCCCACCGCGGCGCGGTCGTGATGGTATCTTCGGCTACTGGCGGGGAAGGCAAGACCACGCTGGCGCTGGCATTGGCGCGGTCCTATGGGCTTGCCGGGCATTCGGTGCTGCTCATCGATTGCGACCTGCGCAATCCTTCGATCCATCGCTATCTCGGGCTGGAGCCGTCGCGGGGCCTGCTTGAATATCTCGCCGAACCGGCCGAGCCGCGCCAGTTGAAGGCCATGATGGCCGAGGACGATGTCAGCGGGGTGCGGATCGCGCTCGGGGGTCTCGGTGCGCAGGACGCGACGGACGAGCTTGTGGCGGGCTCTGAATTCGCCCGCCTCATCGCAGCGGCAGTGCAGAGCTTCGAGTTCGTCATCATCGACAGCCCGCCGCTCGGGAGCGTGGTCGACGGGCTGCACCTGGCGCGGCTAGCCGATGTCGTGACCTTCGTGATGCGCTATCGCTCGGTGCCGCGCAATGCGGCGGCGCAGGCGCTCGCCGCCCTGGCGCGCACGCGGCGGGAGCAATCGGAACTGGTTGGCGTGCTCAATCTCGGCCCTGCCCCGATAGGGTCCAAGGCCTATCGGGCGGCGACCTACATGCCCAAGTTATCCCCTTCGCTTCGGCAGGCCTCACACTGGCACTAG
- a CDS encoding spike base protein, RCAP_Rcc01079 family has translation MLDRYKNRAENLESPAGHGFAITPHDTNALPEATRAVFVGSDGDLRVEFISGATVTLAGIQGGTLLPIRVAKVLATETSAGQIVGLV, from the coding sequence ATGCTTGATCGTTACAAGAACCGCGCCGAGAACCTCGAGAGTCCGGCCGGTCATGGCTTTGCCATCACCCCGCACGACACGAACGCGCTGCCCGAGGCGACCCGCGCGGTTTTCGTCGGCAGCGACGGCGACTTGCGGGTCGAATTCATCTCCGGCGCCACGGTGACGCTCGCCGGAATACAGGGGGGCACGTTGCTGCCGATCAGGGTTGCCAAGGTGCTGGCGACGGAAACCAGCGCAGGGCAGATCGTGGGGCTGGTCTAG
- a CDS encoding AraC family transcriptional regulator, with protein sequence MTVLRFSTNSVPERQRRDAAEYVYGAHVRGQLDFPKEDPIRVDMSARELGGIHLAAITTSPVRAYHAPDENGMVYIGIATRGTGSLDESGGAEVQAGYVNVVRRDRPSTALVAQESTILSLAIPHVQIVPRLAHFDTLIGRSAAPSTASRLLEAYVSTLLTDERTISAADAATFASHVIDLACLALGTGGDSAEIATKGGLRAARLKAIKADIAANIGNPDLSIDWLARRQGIGESYIRALFYDTGTSFTDHLLNTRLDYVRRLLSDARFDNRNIASLALEVGFGDISWFNQVFRRRFGMTPSDMRRQRHLQ encoded by the coding sequence ATGACGGTGCTCCGGTTTTCGACCAACAGCGTTCCCGAGCGCCAGCGGCGCGACGCAGCCGAATATGTCTATGGCGCCCATGTCAGGGGCCAGCTCGACTTTCCCAAGGAAGATCCGATCAGGGTCGATATGAGCGCCCGCGAACTCGGCGGCATCCATCTGGCGGCCATCACCACCTCTCCGGTCCGCGCCTATCATGCGCCCGACGAGAACGGCATGGTCTATATCGGCATCGCCACGCGCGGCACCGGTTCGCTCGATGAAAGCGGCGGCGCGGAAGTGCAGGCGGGCTACGTTAACGTCGTACGTCGCGACAGGCCATCGACGGCGCTCGTGGCGCAGGAAAGCACCATCCTCAGCCTCGCCATTCCGCATGTGCAGATCGTCCCCCGGCTGGCCCACTTCGATACCCTCATCGGGCGCAGCGCCGCACCCAGCACCGCCTCGCGCCTCCTCGAAGCCTATGTCAGCACGCTTCTGACCGACGAGCGCACCATCTCGGCGGCCGATGCAGCGACCTTCGCCAGCCACGTCATCGATCTTGCCTGCCTCGCCCTCGGCACCGGCGGCGATAGCGCGGAGATCGCCACCAAGGGCGGCCTGCGCGCCGCACGTCTCAAGGCGATCAAGGCGGACATCGCCGCCAATATCGGCAATCCCGACCTCTCGATCGATTGGCTGGCCCGCCGCCAGGGGATCGGCGAGAGCTATATCCGCGCCCTGTTCTATGACACCGGCACGAGCTTTACCGATCACCTTCTCAACACCCGGCTCGATTACGTGCGCCGCCTGCTTTCCGATGCGCGGTTCGACAACCGCAACATCGCTTCGCTCGCCCTCGAGGTCGGGTTTGGCGACATTTCCTGGTTCAACCAGGTCTTCCGCCGCCGCTTCGGCATGACCCCGTCCGACATGCGCCGGCAGCGCCACCTGCAATAG